In Myripristis murdjan chromosome 23, fMyrMur1.1, whole genome shotgun sequence, the DNA window GAATTCCATCACCCAAAGTATTCCCGAAAAAGTGTCCGCTTCTAATGCAGAAGCAGCTGTCCCGGTCTCTGTTTTGGTTTTATGAACCACCAGCAGGTTTGACTCAGCTGATCTCAGCGGTCTCGTGGGTGTGTATCGAACAATAACGTCATTACAATAATCCGTTTGCTGCAGATTATTCTAATATTGAAAACTAATTTTAAAGCATTGATGTGTAAACCAGGCGGCTCTCTGTGGGGTCGTATTGGATGAGTggacctgctgctctgctctgaaacTTTTGCCTTCTGTCCAAAGACTTCAGATGTGCTTGGGTCTGACATGAAACATGCAAAACAGTTTGAATCTGAACATTTTTGACTGTAATGGACCTTATATCACAATGtgttgagacacacacacacacacacacacatgtgtggAATCCATAAACATCCCTAATTGCTGGGTGTGTTGTATTGAAGCGTCGGCCCTGCTGTGTAACAGCTCAGCCTCGAAAGGCTAATAGCAGGATGACACTTTGATCATCAGAGAGCGAGGCAGGAGAAGATGACAGGaagaacagacaaacagatgaaagaaGGAGAGTGACAGTGGAAAATAGCAGGAGGTAGAAAGTGATTCAGAAAAGGTGAAGAGCTTAAAGAAACAAGCCAGTTTTATTGAGAAATGAAATTACTGCATCCTACAGGCCAAGTCTAATATTAATGCTAAGTGCACatgctattttcatttttcaagaaAGATAGCAACATTCATTGTTTGCTCCACCCTgtctattattcattttttcttgttcttgcaAAGTTTGGACTCTCAACAGTCACTTCTCTGTATTTTCCTATATTTACGCAATTTTAGCAATAATACACACATATTATCGCTAAAATTGTGCAAATATAGCAATAATAGACACATATTTTGGAGAATAAAATCTCTTTGTTGTCTGTTCACCAAACTCAGAAAAATTCATTTGGTTCTGGTTTTAAGTGCACTATTTCAATTGAAATACAATTTCCAGAAAATGTTGCATATTTTTCAGCGTacaggtgagcaggcagacttcttcaagatatttttttttcatgtttgttttgaaactTGACAACACGGCCATAAGTGTGCTGTAACCAAAATAAAGTGCATGCAAGTAATTGTGACTTTAATAGCGACTATTTTCTTTTacttaaatgtcattttcttgaaagtATTGTCATCAGGACAATTTTCAGTTCAGCCATTTCTCATCTGTGTGTAcatatttgtttactttgtttctctgtcataCTGTCTCCCTCTGTGGCTGTCTATCAAAACAGTAGTGAGTTGAGTAgtaaaaaggagaggaggaggagagaaaacagcaagagagggaaggaataaaaaggaggaagaggtggtatccggtgtgtgtgtgtgtgtgtgtgtgtgtgtgtgtgtgtgtgcttcagatGTTAAAATGCCACTCTGTCTGCCTCCATTTGCACACAAATGACGCAGCAGGGAGAATGTAggctacatgtttgtttgtactTGTATGCACACGGCACGCATGAGTATATCagaagtgcatgtgtgcatatttggCATTTTACATCAACCCTTACCCCTTCTTTTACAGATAacatgacacacatacacacacacacacacacacacacacacacacacacacacacacacacagctttgggGTCAGGTTGTTTACTCATGTCAGCTCTGCTAATTACAGGCCAGTCGGTCAGCGGGATACTAGGTGGCCAAGAGGCAAAGGTCAAGGGTCAACTACTCttaactcactgtgtgtgtgtgtgtgtgtgtgtgtgtgtgtgtgtgtggtggaggtggtgaaggTGCTGGTGGTGTGGGGTCACCTCCCCTGTTTGTACATGTCTAACGTCACCTAATAAGTATTTTGACTCACAGTttctgtgtttgcgtgtgtgtgtgtgtgtgtgtgtgtgtgtgtgtgtgtgtgtttcttacaTACAGTATGGCCTATTGAACATTGGTGTTACCTGGCCTCTCTGTATTTGTTTGTCTCGCCGTCCTTGCATAATCAGTCTATTCATTGCCATGcccttccaacacacacacacacacacacacacacacacacacacacacacacacacacacacacacacgacctcaGATGCAGCATTTCACGTGCTGACCTGTgtcccccaaaacaaacaaacagaaaatatcaggtTATTTTTAGAGGCTCTGTGCAGGTCAGGTGCATCTAAACTGATAATCCTGCTCCAGATAATGTTGTTTCCATGTGATCAGAAGAAAACACACCTGTACGCGCGTCTTGTAAACATTATTTTACTGCCTTACTCTCGTCCTTCACAGTGTTATTCATTTGAAGGTGGCAAAGGAAATTCAgacaatttttttaaactgacaaATAACAATAGCACCAACCAATAAATTGAATTCTGAATCACAGAtggttttttttaaaacaggaaCTATGTGGTCTAAATTGGAATAATTCAGGTGCATTTGGCCGCATTAACAACACAGTGTAAACACAATGTGTCACCAGTCCAAATAtgacatataaatgtaaatgaaagtgaatgaaaGCGACATCTCGCAATCTGCATTTGGTGCAGAAAACTACAATGCAGGTACAAGACCGATGCTAAAAGTTGCCAGAACGATGGGCTGTGATTGCTCCTTTCAGAAACCACGTCTGCCAATCAGAACAAACCCAGCCTCCCAATTGGAGGAGCTTCTTGTGAAAGCCTCCCTGCTTTCAAGTTTGCTTTAGGACTGATGTAGAAAAACTGAGAGGGTGTGGCATATTTACAGCCAAATTAATGCAAGACAGTAGTCGGAGTAGCTCAGCACGGCTGTCTGGAAACCAGCGCGAGAAAACACAAGTTCTCCCCGCCAGTGCCTCTCTCTGTGGGAATCTGTACATTTCCTTTCATGCTgacttctctgtctgtcttatcTCAGCCTCTTCCTTACTGGCATTTACATAAAAGACACCGAGCCAGGCTTTCAGGTAAGCACTTGCAGATAGGGAGTGGAAGCCCAAGAAAAACGAGGAtgacacaaaacagagagagggagagtaaaaATAAGcgactgaaacaaaaaccaacaactgcataaaaacagagcaaaggaAAAAAGTTTCACTCCTTGTTGGCTCTGTCTTCCTATTGGCTATCACACCAACCAATAGGAGTGCAGGGGAGGAGCGCTTCCTGTGAGGAGGTCAAGGGGGACCTCGTGTGTGGTGtgttatgtgagtgtgtgtgtgtgtgtgtgtgtgtgtgtgggcacactCGGGGGTGTGGAGGCGTGCCTTTTTCAGTTtgagtgttgtgtgtatgtgtgcacacaaacagatgccATTATATGTTCATGGATGCATGTTTGAatatgcgtatgtgtgtttgttgtgtattttttatgtgcAGGTTGTATGTGTacagagtgtgtgggtgtgggtgcgGGTGTGTGTACATTATGTGATATGGCCCCGTGCCCACGGCTGTGGATCAGTGCATTTCAGGAATGGGTGTTTTACGAGGCTTCTGGATTTCTGCGAAAAGCTCACTACATAAATACCGTAGGTCCACACAAGGCGATGGAAAGAAGAGGGTCTCTGTGCAAAACAGAGCACTTCAGACATCCATCTGTGTGCTGTACTCAGAGACCAATCGTGAGGTTTCCTCGGTCAAAGGACACTACGGCTGTGTGTGACGCTCTCCTGCTAAGCCGCAAGTGTGTAGAGGGTGTAATAAGACCTGGAGGCAGCATCAGGACCGACTCGGCTGCCCTGGAGACGATCACACCATGATGCAAACTGAGTGAAAACACTGCTGCACACTGCATATTGTGAACTGTGTACAATGTACCATGCAAATGATACGGATGTAATGACACCTTCAGCTCACGGTTTAGTGCAATACAAGACGCTGGGTTTAAAAGCTGACATGAATCTGAATGAAataattatgacaaaaaaatgtgataaatagCAGTGATATAACAATTATGGCACATTAGTTTATCTCaggaaaaaacaagcaaataaaaacaaagacaaaaaacaacgTAAGCCATAAATTATAGGCTGAATATGGATTTGTTGGAGAATCAGAGAAATATTGTGGCTTTTGCTGCCACATACGAGTGTAACACATCCTCCAAGATTGTCCCATCAACTTCCCTGTGATGAAAACAGTGTTCTCCAAAATGATTACAAGTGGATCTGGCCTTACTAACATGAGTGTTGACCcaaagctgaatttttttttgaaggatgcacattAACACACGTGATTTATTTACCCCTCTTAAACAGAGATTCTCCCATATCGAAGACGAGTCATTAGGCTGAATTTGCTGCTTGACACTTGTCGTGGTCTCCCAAGTTGGCAGACATTTTCGACAGTAGCTGCTTTTGAAGTCCCCTGGTGatagctggcacacacacaacacgtcGTCAAACGTCACACCCCTGTCCCGTCCTGCCAGCTCtcccttttacacacacacgcaaaagaACATCGATTCAGCTCTGTGACTACCTCCGCTTAACAACGGTGAAACAAACACTCCCGCCCTGAACAGGCTGCGTAAAAGAGGCTGTTATGGACGCTCTTTCAAGCCCCATTACTTCCAAAGTGGAGAAACAACTATCTCTCTTAAACTACCACTGTATACAATTTAATACTTTTTGGGACGTTTTCAAATACCATTTCACACCAGTTTCATTCCCAAATAAGCCAGACAAGTAAACAACACAGCACTAACAGAGCACTAAATTGTTCACaagacaaagcaaagcaaagagcAAACAGCTGTTTCTGAAACCATATTTACGACTCCAAGGGTTGGGCCAAAAATATATGACCGTAAGATGTGAACCTTTATACCTCTGGATTCTTGAGATCTGTTCATTTCCAGTACATTTCTGAGCGGTGAGATGCATGAAATGATAAACGCCTGATTCCCAACGTTCGTATGATGTGCATCTTGGCATACAACAGTCGGCCAAAGCTTGGCTGCACCTGGTAGAGTTTCCCACCCCGCTGAGCGTGAGTTCAAAATGACCATCGGAGGGGGGGTAAAGAACATGGTAAAGGAAACTCTGGGTTGCATTACTGCCTTTAAATGAACACTTGAGAAAATATGCAAAGATTGTGATGTCTGActtgacagagaaaaacagtggGAAGCAGTTTCTTATCCCTAAAAAACAACTGCTGAGGTGCTCTCGAGCAAGGAGTTCAGTGGCTCAGCCTTCACAGCTACTGGGAGTAAATGTACGTAACCTTGCCTAGCTTTCTGCAGCCACTCTGCTGCTGTAAATAAGGCGCCCCTGCTGCTCAACCTGCCTGCTGAAAGACCGAGTGAAACAATAATTTATGAACACTTAAATAAATCAAGATATAAGGGCGGATTAAGCGCGATAAGAGTACAGTCCGTGCATTTAGAGAGACATTACGCCGCGCTGAGTGAACACACATGGCCCGTAAAACTGTATGTAGGCCATTCCAGTGTTTTCGttgtggtgtgtgcatgtgtgtgtgggttgagtgtgtgtgagtgtgtgttttggtgctcTGCCCAGGGCTGATGTTGATAAAGTGTGACCACATGAGTCcccaaaggagaaaaaatggaGGCGGGCCAGTAGATATACACACTCTTTCTCGCTCACTcgctgtcactctctctctctctctctctctctgtatccctctctctctctcatacacacacgcagtcactcacacacacagggctgtggTCCGTAGTGCATGTGTTCATAGTGTTTTGACAGTCTTACAGTTCTGGGAATCTGTTCATGGCTTCTTGGAGATTAACCCAGTTTGGCTCAAACTGTACTGCAACACTAGCTGTATAGCACATGCGTTAAAGTACCTGATGTCCTGTGGCATTTAGGGGTCCGACAGTATTagcatttattttaatctatttCTATATCCGCTCAGCTCCATATCAGGGCAGTTCAGATTGTTTCAGGTAAACTGTCAGTCACAGAAAGATATATTATATTAGCTTTCATGTGCCTTCCTCTGACTGGCAAACATGTTAACACTCATAATATTTAGCTGGATGGTGAACCTCGGTCGTCTGGCAACAAAGTAGCTTCAAATAAACCGTAAAAATATTTGCAAGTACTATTTAAACCCTGGTCTGGTTTAGGTCACTTCTTTTTAGCGAGTTTGAGTGAGTGATGGGAGTTTGTTTTTATACCTTTTTGGCACAAGAAGAAACGAAGCCGCAGCACACgatcacaaaaacaagaacgTCCACACAAAGGCGTAGGCTGTAAAAATCAGGGGCATTTAAAGAGGCATTAAGTgatctatgattttttttttttttttttttatctctattGGCAATAGGAAGGTACTACAACAACATCAGGCTTCTGGCATGGCttacagcagctataattaccATCAGTAATAAAACTGTTGATATATATTGCCATTTtgtgcaataaaacaatacaaatcaCAGCTTTTCCTATTTAAAGTCTTAAAAGAGCAGGTGACCTTTGATGAAGGTTTTTATATTCTCTGCTCCTGTCATTCTCAACCCACAGGGGTGCTTGGGGGGGTTCCAGAGGGACAACAGGTCATTGCACTACAAGACAACTTCAGTTCCCTTCCTGCTGAGCAGAATGTGGACATGCGAGGATTGGGATTTTCACTAAATAATGGCGTGAACAGTGGCTCTTAAAATCTTTTcccatttttattgttttacaggAACTGCTTTTAGCATTGTGGCCAGGAACTATGAACAAAagttagcattttttttctttctttttttaaatacacatattgATTAATGTCCATTATCCCTAAATAAATTGGACTTAATCTGCTTTGGAGAAGCAGACAACCTACGCAAGAGTTGCACAATCTGCTTCCCTGTTTGAGCTCCATGGACAAAAGCACTTCACCTGTGTTTCAGGTGAAGTGGGTGTGAACTGTAGCTTTAAAGTACGAAAAGGGtaacaatgtttaaaaaaaaaaaaaaaaaaaaggaaagaaaagaaagaaagagcagtgAGAACAAGATGTGTTTGGCTTTTGGTTTCATCATGCAGAGATGTCCTCCTCTTGGGGTTGGAGGCATAGCAGAGAGGCTTTGCAGCAAGCCAGCATCAAATGGGATTTACTGTATGCAGAGCCGTGCAAAAACAGAACAACCTCAACTGTACATTGCTCGTTTTAAGCCTTGCATGCGACAATCACACCCAACAATATATAATCAATCTCATTTGGTGGACATTTTTatccaaaatattttgcaggaCCCTGACTTCAGCAGCAGTCCTTGTCATGGGTGTGCTGGCTGCATGCACAGTGGCCTGTAATAGATCATCATTACTGCTtgcctctgtctgtttctcataTGCAATTACACAAGTCGTGCTTTTATGTATGTGATATACTCTTTGCAAGCAAATGTACTGTAGCCTATAGAGAGAAACAGATTGCACAACAAATATACACAGCCTGGGGTGAAATAATCCATTTGGGGACAGTTTACCTTCGTTAATGTATAGCTTGCTGTGAAGTAATCTAATATGTGCGTCTGCAGTACACACTCTATAGACGGACAGTGATTAGATTTAGAAAATGTTCTTTCTGACTCTCACGTGAAATAGGTCACTGTTATGGCCTTATGTAAAGATGTTAAGTATGGCctccgccctctctctctctctctgtcgatTCTttcaaacacgcacacacacacacacacacacacacacacacacacacacacatacacagtgagaTTTCATCTATGCAAAGGTTATAATTGGTGTTTTTAGCCCACATGGCTGACCAGGTATGGCGATAACACACAGCGGATAACATCGTTAGCATAGCTCTCTACTGAGTTAACAGATTGctatcacacgcacacacacacacacacacacacacacacacacacacacacacacacacacacagtacgaATCAATTTCTGAAATCTCTCAAGTGCAACAAAGTGAAACTCCTTATCATTCTAAAAACAACCGCTTGAAACCACTGGAgagtgagctgctgctggagctatCGTGATAAATGaaccacacaaacaaataagatttttctgtttcctaAGCACGAGAATCTAACAGCGAAACAGCCGAtcgctgctgcagctgcagtggaaCAGAGTGAAGTTCAGACAGCATTtgatgtgatgaaaaaaaaaatgttaaaatgatgtaTATTGGGTTCATAACTCGGGTTATTATGGAAATTAGATTTATTCTTTGATATATCAGAGAGCTGGAGAAAATTAATATAAATCGCAGGCTCTGACAGTGAGATAACTCTCTCATAAATCACAGTTTTGGAACTAAATCTGTGCAAAAGTAAATTTTATAAATAAGAGACTTGGGCCCCAACTGACTGAAGCCCTTAATGTGTGTAAAAACTTTGAGTTCATGCAGAAAGCCACATGGCAAGGAGACTGTCTTGCTCCTATTACCAGTCTTAACAATGACTTTGATTACTTTTTAGTTCACTAATTGTTTTAATAAATCTTGGCCTTAATATGCacaatgcactttttttcttccttcttcatGTTCCTCTGCTGACTGTGGTATCCATGGTcagtgctgccctctgctggacaTAAAAACAGTTTGCTCACTGTTTTCTTAGAGTCGTTTAGAGCAATTTGCCTTATTCTACAATCCTGACAAGATCAACAATTTCCCCAAGGTGTGAAATTACAGCCAGCGACTGGTCACATGCTGCCCCATTTTAGCTTTTGGGAATTGGAACCAGCAGGTAATTACCATCATGGTTACCAGCTGGAAAAATAGTGAGAGCGGCCAGTGAAATTTGAGATGCACCAGTTATTGTGACCAGCAGGTAGAAAAagtttgtttcctttcctgcgagactgactgacttgagtcgtttaattttctttctcccaatctttgtctctttctctttctctttatctgtttatttattttatttatttattttagactttatttgaacagggacagtacacattaattaacatctgCAACAGCTGGAAATGTGTCAGTGGTAGCCAAAGCTAATTTCCAACTGTTTCCCCATAATCTGTCTCTCAtattccttttctctctctctgtctctctctctctctctctctctctctctctctctctcagggaggTTCAGCCTCCAATCTGAACATGAACCTTTATGCCACTAAGAAGACTGCAGCAGAGGGCATGTTGGACATCGCTCTGTTCCTGGCCAACGTCACACACATGAAGACTGTCATTGAACAGGGAGCTGGATTCaggtactctctctctctctctctctctctctctctattattAATGAGTCTACATGTTACAGCTACTATTACAGCATTTCAtgtggaattattttgtgtAACTCAAATGCAGAATTTCTGGTAGTCACTTTGCCTCATTATGGCTTAATAACGCCAGTGTTGACGTTccacacaagatttttttttttttcaacggATTTCACTGGTGAGGGGCCCCTAAAACTCACTCAAACAGTAGAAAACTCATTCAAAAAGCAGACAATGCAAAGCCTCCTTAAAAGAAGGAGGCTCAAGAGATGGATGGGGGTTGCAGGTAACATTACAGTCTGGATCATAGGAGGTTTAAATAAAGTCTGGAAAATTATTTATGATAGACTGtgattgattttttcttttttcttttttttttgtttgaaagttTGGCAAGGTTATAACACACTAATGTGCTTATCTTGGCTCCTCGGGACTCATTATGTATCATTCACATcatttgttttggcatttcACTGCATTTCTTTATGTGAATGCAAAAGTATGTACATTTATAATGCATATGTGATTACCTCAGTGAATAGATGTAGCGTCATGCAGTGTCAACACAATATTTCAGTCACTTGATTTTGCTATTTGTCGCATTTTGCTGACCTTCATAATGAAAGCAAGCAAAAAAATTgaagttatatatttttttttaatccataacACTCTCATtgtttcttccctcctcctcctcaggtaTTACATCGCCGTCCTGACCCTCATCTCCTTCTCCTTGGCTCTCCAGATAGTGGCCGGagtcctcatcatcatcatcggtgagccaatcacatcacagcatcagtCTGCTTACAGCTACATCAGAGATTCATTCATGCTTCTAACTGGTTAAATTAACAAACTAATATACTGACAGAAGCTAATGACAGTCCACTGGCTCAGAGGTGAAGCAGGTACAGAGTGTGTCCTAAtataaaaagcataaaaaagcaaaaataaggggaaaaaaaacttgataaGTAGAAAATAGTGGCTAGTCTTctatgtgtctgttttttgcctcttttgtttggtttgttagttttttgtgtttgttatttttggtGCATGTTTGcctgtatgtgcgtgtgtgtgtgtgtgtgtgtgtgtgtgtgtgggttgcaGCCCGGCGAGACATCACTGACGAGGCCAACCAGAAGCGGCTGGACAGCATGAATAACATCACAACTATCATtatcttcttcatcttcatcaccaacATCTTCATCACCGTCTTCGGCATGGAGCGCACCGGCCTGTTTCCCAGGATGCATTTCTAACTGGGGAAACTGGGGCACACTTTCTGATACACAGGTCTATAGACAATGattctggcacacacacacactcacacacacacacacacacacacagatgccgTACTTAACTGTACTAATCTACTACACTatgactttaattttttttatcctattcAGTGTGAGTGGGTGAAGGCAAAGGAccaactggtgtgtgtgtgtgtgtgtgtgtgtgtgtgtgtgtgtgtgtgtgtgtgtgtgtgtgtgtgtgtgtgtgtgtgtgtgtgtgcgtgcatgcgtgtgtgtgtttgtctgtgtttgtttgtttttctgtctgcatgcctgcttgtgtttttgttgtctgtggaatgtttttatgcattcatgtatttgcgtgtgtgtgtgtctgtgtgtgtgtgtctgtgtgactgtgcgtgtgtgtctgtgcgtgtgtgtgtgtctgtgcgtgtgtgtgcagctcgTTTGGAGCTgaccctcctcccctcttgtCAGCGGCTGTTAAACTTCCTCAACAATCTGACCACCGTCATCATCGtcctcaccttcatcatcaacatcatcattgCTGCCTTCGGCACGCAGCGCAGCTGCCTCCTGAGATGGATGTTTCAGCGTTTCGTTttatgaaacacaaacacacacactctacccAGCCTGCAACATCTAACCACAGGCAGAGGCTGGAGGGTGTGTGACTgaactgtgtgttgtgtgttcatgGATAacgtgtgtgttgtttgtgttaaactgtacatgtgtgtaagCACGTATGAGTATGCATGCATGAACTGtaccctgtgtgtctgtgtgtttgaaatgtgtgcatctgcatgtgtgtgtgtgtgtgtgtgtgtgtgtgtgtgtcgcagctCGCAGGGACCTGAACGTGGTGTCCAATCAGAAGCGACTGGACTACCTGAACAACGTTGCCACGGGGGTCATTTTCGTCACCACGGTGATCAACTTCTTCATCAGCTTCTTCGGATCCAAGAGGACTGGCTTCTTTCGCTGGCTGCTGGCTCGACTCcacttctgacacacacacacacacacacacacacacacacacacacacacccagacacagaTCTGACATTCACACgtatataaacaaaaatacacaaacacaaatctgtATACATGCAagccaaatacaaaaacacagcatttgagagatgcattcacacaaagtaaaaaaaacaaaaaacaaacacacacacacacacacacacacacaaaaaaaacatgcacacacacatataaatatatatacaaagTTGGGACAAATAAAAGTTAGTTAGTATGTTAGTTAGCTGTTGAATTCACATACAATTCCCACTGGTCTGTGTATGACTTACCTCCCCTCTTGCTCCTCCCTCACGCTTTTAAAACACACGCTGTTAAAATGCTGATTTCAGAATATAATAATGCAACTAAAATATTTACACTTTAACCAACTGAGCAGCTATCTAAATGTGTGCCATTTTATTTGCTGCAGTGACTTCCCTGCTTGAATTTTCTAGCCTAAAATGATGAATGTGTTGCACTCTTTGTATCTGAAACAGTGTTACATGCTTCATGTGTATTCCTGTATTCTTTCCTATTTGCTTCGAAACTGATGGGAAAACTGATAGCATTGTTTTtg includes these proteins:
- the LOC115355653 gene encoding ninjurin-2-like isoform X1, which encodes MQGLGKTERGEQGRDIDLTSLRSTMPASGPLQGGSASNLNMNLYATKKTAAEGMLDIALFLANVTHMKTVIEQGAGFRYYIAVLTLISFSLALQIVAGVLIIIIARLELTLLPSCQRLLNFLNNLTTVIIVLTFIINIIIAAFGTQRSCLLRWMFQRFVL
- the LOC115355653 gene encoding ninjurin-2-like isoform X4, which produces MQGLGKTERGEQGRDIDLTSLRSTMPASGPLQGGSASNLNMNLYATKKTAAEGMLDIALFLANVTHMKTVIEQGAGFRYYIAVLTLISFSLALQIVAGVLIIIIARRDITDEANQKRLDSMNNITTIIIFFIFITNIFITVFGMERTGLFPRMHF
- the LOC115355653 gene encoding ninjurin-2-like isoform X5 — its product is MPASGPLQGGSASNLNMNLYATKKTAAEGMLDIALFLANVTHMKTVIEQGAGFRYYIAVLTLISFSLALQIVAGVLIIIIARLELTLLPSCQRLLNFLNNLTTVIIVLTFIINIIIAAFGTQRSCLLRWMFQRFVL
- the LOC115355653 gene encoding ninjurin-2-like isoform X2, giving the protein MQGLGKTERGEQGRDIDLTSLRSTMPASGPLQGGSASNLNMNLYATKKTAAEGMLDIALFLANVTHMKTVIEQGAGFRYYIAVLTLISFSLALQIVAGVLIIIIARRDLNVVSNQKRLDYLNNVATGVIFVTTVINFFISFFGSKRTGFFRWLLARLHF